In the Gemmatimonadota bacterium genome, one interval contains:
- the hppD gene encoding 4-hydroxyphenylpyruvate dioxygenase: MATISAPIPETAHDTFPINGTDYIEFYVGNAKQASLYYRAAFGFQIVAYRGPETGTRDRASYVLQQGKIRFILTTAIRPDLSPEAAFIAEHVHKHGDGVRDLAMWVDDARDAFTKAVERGAQVVQEPRVLRDDDGEVVIAAIRTYGETIHSLVERRNYRGLFLPGFRPLQPRYQGEQVGLQYVDHCVGNVELGKMNHWVGFYADVMGFRNLLTFDDKDISTEYSSLMSKVMANGNDRIKFPINEPASGKKKSQIEEYLEFYVGPGVQHMALATDDIVATVTALRDRGVEFLSLPTSYYDELQARVGKIDEPVDVLAQLGILVDRDPDGYLLQIFTKPVQDRPTVFYEIIQRKGAKSFGKGNFKALFESIEREQALRGNL; this comes from the coding sequence CGATCCCCGAGACCGCTCACGACACCTTTCCGATCAACGGCACCGACTACATCGAGTTCTATGTCGGGAACGCCAAGCAGGCCTCGCTCTACTACCGCGCCGCCTTCGGCTTCCAGATCGTGGCCTATCGCGGCCCCGAGACCGGCACGCGCGATCGCGCGAGCTACGTGCTGCAGCAGGGGAAGATCCGCTTCATCCTCACGACAGCGATCCGTCCCGACCTGAGTCCCGAAGCCGCGTTCATCGCCGAGCACGTGCACAAGCACGGGGACGGCGTGCGCGACCTGGCGATGTGGGTGGACGATGCGCGCGACGCCTTCACCAAGGCGGTGGAGCGTGGGGCGCAGGTGGTGCAGGAGCCGCGCGTCTTGCGCGACGACGACGGCGAGGTGGTGATCGCCGCCATCCGCACCTACGGCGAGACGATCCACTCGCTCGTGGAACGCCGCAACTATCGCGGGCTCTTCCTCCCCGGCTTTCGCCCGCTGCAGCCGCGCTACCAGGGCGAGCAGGTCGGGCTGCAATACGTGGATCACTGCGTCGGCAACGTCGAGTTGGGGAAGATGAACCACTGGGTCGGCTTCTACGCCGACGTGATGGGCTTCCGCAACCTCCTGACGTTCGACGACAAGGACATCTCGACCGAGTACTCGTCGCTGATGTCGAAGGTGATGGCCAACGGGAACGATCGCATCAAGTTCCCGATCAACGAGCCGGCGTCGGGGAAGAAGAAGTCGCAGATCGAGGAGTACCTCGAGTTCTATGTCGGCCCCGGCGTGCAGCACATGGCGCTGGCCACCGACGACATCGTGGCGACGGTGACGGCGCTCCGCGATCGCGGCGTCGAGTTCCTCTCCCTCCCCACGTCGTACTACGACGAACTGCAGGCCCGCGTGGGGAAGATCGACGAGCCGGTCGACGTGCTCGCGCAGCTGGGGATCCTCGTCGATCGCGACCCCGACGGCTATCTCCTGCAGATCTTCACCAAGCCCGTGCAGGACCGTCCGACGGTCTTCTACGAGATCATCCAGCGCAAGGGCGCGAAGAGCTTCGGCAAGGGGAACTTCAAGGCCCTCTTCGAATCGATCGAGCGGGAGCAGGCGCTGCGCGGGAACCTCTAG
- a CDS encoding homogentisate 1,2-dioxygenase, with protein sequence MPIYHQLGNIPRKRHIVFRRPDGGLYAEELMGHEGFTGTSALLYHIHPPTTVKSARKVADVRLEADEETSLRHRHFLTARATKGGSPTLDRIPLLFNSDIAMYYVEPDVNDAHCYRNSQADEVVYVVEGTGTLESVFGDLPYKAGDYVVLHRNITFRWRLDAGVPQKFLVMESRGHVRFPRRYLNDVGQFIEGAPFCERDIRRPTTLQPHDERGDFPILVKQYDALNELVLDHHPFDVVGWDGYFYPWAFNIHDFEPIVGRIHQPPPVHQTFQGDGFVICSFCPRPYDFDPEAIPAPYNHSNVDSDEVLFYASSEFMSRKGIEYGSITHHPDGLPHGPHPGRTEASIGAKYTNELAVMMDSFRPLKVAKAAMAIEDPKYHQSWLDQQHSAFAPPTS encoded by the coding sequence ATGCCGATCTACCACCAGTTAGGCAACATTCCTCGCAAGCGGCACATCGTCTTCCGGCGCCCCGACGGCGGGCTGTACGCCGAGGAACTGATGGGGCACGAGGGGTTCACGGGGACGTCGGCACTTCTGTATCACATCCATCCGCCGACGACGGTGAAGTCGGCGCGCAAGGTGGCGGACGTGCGCCTCGAGGCCGACGAGGAGACGTCGCTCCGGCACCGGCACTTCCTCACGGCGCGGGCCACGAAGGGAGGGAGCCCGACGCTCGACCGCATCCCGTTGCTGTTCAACAGCGACATCGCGATGTACTACGTCGAACCCGACGTCAACGACGCGCACTGCTATCGCAACTCGCAGGCGGACGAGGTGGTGTACGTCGTCGAAGGGACGGGGACGCTGGAGTCGGTGTTTGGCGACCTGCCGTACAAGGCGGGCGACTATGTCGTGCTGCATCGCAACATCACCTTCCGCTGGCGCCTCGACGCTGGCGTGCCGCAGAAGTTCCTGGTGATGGAAAGCCGAGGGCACGTGCGATTTCCGCGGCGCTACCTCAACGACGTCGGGCAGTTCATCGAGGGGGCCCCGTTCTGCGAGCGCGACATCCGCCGCCCGACGACGTTGCAGCCGCACGACGAGCGCGGCGACTTCCCGATCCTCGTGAAGCAGTACGACGCCCTCAACGAACTGGTCCTCGACCATCATCCGTTCGACGTCGTGGGGTGGGACGGCTACTTCTACCCGTGGGCCTTCAACATCCACGACTTCGAGCCGATCGTCGGGCGCATCCACCAGCCGCCCCCGGTGCACCAGACGTTCCAGGGCGATGGCTTCGTGATCTGCTCGTTCTGCCCCCGGCCGTACGACTTCGATCCCGAGGCGATCCCCGCCCCGTACAACCACTCGAACGTCGACTCCGACGAAGTGCTGTTCTATGCGTCGAGCGAGTTCATGAGCCGCAAGGGGATCGAGTACGGATCCATCACGCATCACCCGGATGGACTCCCGCACGGCCCGCACCCGGGACGGACCGAGGCGTCGATCGGCGCCAAGTACACCAATGAGCTGGCGGTGATGATGGACTCGTTCCGCCCGCTCAAGGTGGCCAAGGCGGCGATGGCCATCGAGGATCCGAAGTACCACCAGAGCTGGCTGGATCAGCAGCACTCGGCCTTCGCGCCGCCGACCTCGTAG
- a CDS encoding FAD/NAD(P)-binding protein, translated as MNPSLPTVAVIGAGFSGTVVAAHLLRSAGRPLRVILIDRSGREGRGVAYGTSSPRHVLNVPAGRMSAFVGDEDHFLRFAKGKDVSVVGGSFVPRRLYGDYLQATLRLAANEGAHRGSLLERRTGDVADLVHDDAGGVQLHLTDGTRLAADRVIVALGNFAPANPPVPGSEAFYASDRYVRDPWREGALDTIPSDAPVALVGTGLTMLDVAVELSARGRTAPLHAISRRGLVPLSHRPHGAPPSYGHLPPELIACEPTAVAYLRAIRRHVRQIATDGIDWREVVASLRPVTPRLWETLSTMERRRFLRHARPYWDVHRHRVAPELHQVFEALRASGGLRLSAARVLHFAPDADGVDVAIRRRGTDSAETLRVAMVINCTGPESDVRAVGEPLLDALLARGTVRADASGLGLDVAPDGRLRRADGTPNPHLWLAGPLLKGAYWEATAVPELRVHAARAAKHALASLAHVTP; from the coding sequence ATGAACCCGTCGCTCCCCACCGTCGCCGTCATCGGCGCCGGTTTCAGTGGTACCGTCGTCGCCGCACACCTGCTGCGATCGGCCGGAAGGCCGCTTCGCGTCATCCTCATCGACCGCTCGGGGCGTGAGGGGCGCGGTGTAGCGTACGGGACGTCGTCGCCGCGACACGTCCTCAACGTCCCGGCCGGGCGCATGAGCGCCTTCGTGGGCGACGAGGACCACTTCCTGCGCTTTGCCAAGGGCAAGGACGTGAGCGTGGTGGGAGGATCGTTCGTCCCGCGGCGCCTGTACGGCGACTATCTCCAGGCGACGCTGCGTCTCGCGGCGAACGAGGGCGCGCATCGTGGCAGCCTGCTGGAGCGTCGCACCGGCGATGTGGCCGACCTGGTGCACGACGACGCGGGGGGCGTGCAGTTGCACCTCACGGACGGCACGCGGCTCGCCGCTGACCGGGTGATCGTCGCGCTGGGGAACTTCGCCCCCGCCAATCCCCCGGTCCCCGGGAGCGAGGCGTTCTACGCGAGCGATCGCTACGTGCGTGACCCGTGGCGCGAGGGGGCACTCGACACGATCCCCTCCGATGCCCCGGTCGCCCTCGTCGGGACGGGGCTCACGATGCTGGACGTCGCCGTCGAGCTCTCCGCGCGCGGTCGCACCGCTCCGCTGCACGCCATCTCGCGTCGCGGCCTCGTCCCCCTGTCGCACCGCCCGCACGGGGCCCCCCCGTCGTACGGACACCTTCCACCCGAGTTGATCGCCTGCGAGCCGACGGCGGTCGCCTACCTCCGCGCCATTCGCCGCCACGTGCGCCAGATTGCCACGGACGGCATCGATTGGCGCGAGGTCGTCGCTTCGCTGCGCCCCGTGACGCCGCGTCTCTGGGAGACGCTGTCGACCATGGAGCGCCGTCGCTTCCTGCGCCACGCGCGCCCGTACTGGGACGTCCATCGCCACCGTGTCGCCCCGGAGCTGCACCAGGTGTTCGAGGCGTTGCGCGCGTCCGGCGGATTGCGGCTGTCGGCGGCGCGCGTGCTCCACTTCGCCCCGGACGCCGACGGCGTCGACGTGGCGATCCGGCGCCGCGGTACCGACTCGGCCGAGACGCTGCGCGTCGCGATGGTCATCAACTGCACGGGGCCCGAGAGCGACGTGCGCGCCGTGGGCGAGCCGCTGCTCGACGCCCTGCTCGCGCGCGGAACGGTACGGGCCGACGCGTCGGGCCTGGGCCTCGACGTTGCACCGGACGGTCGACTGCGGCGCGCCGACGGCACGCCGAACCCGCATCTCTGGCTCGCCGGTCCACTCCTCAAGGGCGCCTACTGGGAAGCCACTGCTGTCCCGGAACTGCGCGTGCACGCCGCACGCGCCGCAAAGCACGCCTTGGCATCGCTCGCGCACGTGACACCGTAG
- a CDS encoding enoyl-CoA hydratase/isomerase family protein, whose protein sequence is MTAPSPLEAGTVSHNVAHGIATVTFAHPKGNSLPGATLRELAATFDALAPRADVRVIVLRSEGHGPFCAGASFDGLRSIADARQGEAFFSGFAHVILAMRRCPQFVIARIHGKAVGGGVGLAAAADYSIAVRSASVRLSELAVGIGPFVVGPVIEHKIGHGHYMAMSVDYDWRDAAWAERTGLYARVAETPAELDALVSALAEKLAAANPGAVKEMKRVFWRGTEEWDTLLYQRAATSGSLILTEPARAALAAMAKG, encoded by the coding sequence ATGACCGCCCCCTCACCGCTCGAAGCCGGCACCGTCAGCCACAACGTGGCGCACGGCATCGCGACCGTCACCTTCGCCCACCCCAAGGGGAACTCGCTCCCCGGCGCCACGCTGCGCGAGCTGGCCGCGACGTTCGACGCCCTGGCCCCGCGCGCCGACGTGCGGGTGATCGTGCTGCGCAGCGAGGGGCACGGACCGTTCTGCGCCGGTGCCTCGTTCGACGGACTGCGCAGCATCGCCGATGCGCGCCAGGGGGAGGCCTTCTTTTCCGGCTTCGCGCACGTGATCCTCGCGATGCGTCGCTGCCCGCAGTTCGTGATCGCGCGCATCCACGGCAAGGCCGTCGGCGGCGGCGTGGGGCTGGCGGCGGCCGCCGACTACAGCATTGCGGTGCGCAGCGCCTCGGTTCGCCTGAGCGAGCTGGCCGTCGGCATCGGCCCGTTTGTCGTCGGGCCGGTGATCGAGCACAAGATCGGGCATGGGCACTACATGGCGATGTCAGTGGACTACGACTGGCGGGACGCGGCGTGGGCGGAGCGCACCGGACTCTATGCCCGCGTGGCGGAGACGCCGGCCGAACTGGATGCGCTGGTGTCGGCGCTGGCCGAGAAGCTCGCCGCGGCCAACCCGGGGGCGGTGAAGGAGATGAAGCGCGTCTTCTGGCGCGGCACCGAGGAGTGGGACACGCTGCTCTACCAGCGGGCCGCCACCTCCGGCTCCCTCATCCTGACGGAGCCGGCGCGGGCCGCGCTGGCGGCAATGGCGAAGGGGTAG
- the paaA gene encoding 1,2-phenylacetyl-CoA epoxidase subunit A → MTQTVPTPTDDAERLAAFEARIAEGGVIEPKDWMPPRYRQQLIRMMSQHAHSEVVGMLPEGNWITRAPTLRRKMTLIAKVQDEGGHGLYIYCGTETLGIDRRELIEQLHNGTAKYSSIFNYPTLSWADIGIIGWLVDGAAIVNQTMLAKASYGPYARAMIRICKEENFHKRQGYEICATLAAGTPEQKAMVQDALNRWWWQALMMFGPSDKDSPNSAELMKWGVKRKSNDDLRQRFVNLTVPQAQAIGLTFPDPDMRYDEATGDWQFGAIDWSEFWAVVKGDGPCNRERLEARRQAHDEGAWVREAAEAYAAKQRDARRPVAA, encoded by the coding sequence ATGACGCAGACCGTGCCCACGCCGACCGACGACGCCGAGCGACTGGCCGCCTTCGAGGCGCGCATCGCCGAAGGGGGCGTGATCGAGCCTAAGGATTGGATGCCGCCGCGCTATCGGCAGCAACTCATCCGGATGATGTCGCAGCACGCGCACTCCGAGGTGGTCGGCATGCTCCCCGAGGGGAACTGGATCACGCGCGCGCCGACGCTGCGCCGGAAGATGACGCTCATCGCCAAGGTGCAGGACGAGGGGGGGCACGGGCTGTACATCTACTGCGGCACCGAGACGCTCGGCATCGACCGCCGCGAGTTGATCGAACAGCTGCACAACGGGACGGCGAAGTACTCGTCGATCTTCAACTATCCCACCCTGTCCTGGGCCGACATCGGGATCATCGGCTGGCTGGTGGACGGGGCGGCGATCGTGAACCAGACGATGCTCGCCAAGGCGTCGTACGGGCCGTATGCGCGGGCGATGATCCGCATCTGCAAGGAAGAGAATTTCCACAAGCGGCAGGGCTACGAGATCTGCGCCACGCTGGCGGCGGGGACGCCGGAGCAGAAGGCGATGGTGCAGGACGCGCTCAATCGCTGGTGGTGGCAGGCCCTGATGATGTTCGGGCCGAGCGACAAGGACTCGCCCAACTCGGCGGAGCTCATGAAGTGGGGGGTCAAGCGGAAGTCCAACGACGACCTGCGCCAACGCTTCGTGAACCTGACGGTCCCGCAGGCACAGGCGATCGGCCTGACCTTCCCCGACCCCGACATGCGCTATGACGAGGCGACGGGCGACTGGCAGTTCGGCGCGATCGACTGGAGCGAGTTCTGGGCGGTGGTGAAGGGAGACGGCCCCTGCAACCGCGAACGCCTCGAGGCGCGTCGTCAGGCGCACGACGAGGGCGCGTGGGTGCGGGAGGCGGCCGAGGCCTACGCCGCCAAGCAGCGCGACGCACGCCGCCCGGTGGCGGCCTAA
- the paaB gene encoding 1,2-phenylacetyl-CoA epoxidase subunit B codes for MTSATIGTAPTGPDTQWPLWEVFTQEEAGAPHQHAGSVHATDAEQALQNARDVYARRNEAISIWVVPSVVITASTPEDVGAFFDPANDKAYRHPQFFKTPRGVRVF; via the coding sequence ATGACGAGCGCGACGATCGGGACGGCCCCCACGGGCCCCGACACGCAGTGGCCGCTGTGGGAAGTGTTCACGCAGGAGGAGGCGGGGGCGCCGCATCAGCACGCGGGGAGCGTGCATGCGACGGACGCCGAGCAGGCGCTGCAGAATGCCCGCGACGTGTACGCGCGCCGCAATGAGGCGATCTCCATCTGGGTCGTCCCGAGCGTCGTGATCACCGCGTCGACCCCCGAGGATGTGGGGGCATTCTTCGACCCGGCCAACGACAAGGCGTACCGGCACCCGCAGTTCTTCAAGACGCCGAGAGGCGTGCGCGTCTTCTGA
- the paaC gene encoding phenylacetate-CoA oxygenase subunit PaaC, giving the protein MDHQTKQDFFEYLLRLGDDRLVLGHRVSEWCGHGPILEEDIALSNIALDLIGQANLLLQLAGQVEGKGRDQDALAYFREAVDFRNALLCETPNGDFGDTIVRQFLFSTQALFVLEQLQRCQHTELAGIAAKAFKETRYHVRHSGEWIIKLGDGTEESHRRVQRALDHAWRYTAELFVGDEVEQRLAAQGLAVDPASVRDAWSAQVRDVANTATLTVPADGFMARGGRVGKHTEHLGHLLAEMQIVARSHPGAKW; this is encoded by the coding sequence ATGGATCACCAGACGAAGCAGGACTTCTTCGAGTATCTCCTGCGCCTCGGGGACGATCGACTGGTCCTCGGGCATCGCGTCTCCGAATGGTGCGGGCACGGGCCGATCCTCGAGGAGGACATCGCGCTCTCCAACATCGCGCTCGACCTGATCGGGCAGGCGAACCTGCTCTTGCAGCTCGCGGGGCAGGTGGAGGGGAAGGGGCGCGACCAGGATGCGCTGGCCTACTTCCGCGAGGCGGTCGACTTCCGCAACGCGCTGCTGTGCGAGACGCCGAACGGTGACTTCGGCGACACGATCGTGCGCCAGTTCCTCTTCTCGACGCAGGCGCTCTTCGTGCTCGAGCAGCTCCAGCGCTGCCAGCACACGGAGCTGGCCGGGATCGCCGCCAAGGCGTTCAAGGAAACGCGCTACCACGTGCGCCACAGCGGCGAGTGGATCATCAAGCTGGGCGACGGCACCGAGGAGAGCCACCGCCGGGTGCAACGTGCGCTCGACCACGCCTGGCGCTACACCGCCGAGCTCTTCGTCGGCGACGAGGTGGAGCAGCGCCTCGCCGCGCAGGGACTCGCCGTCGACCCGGCGTCGGTGCGCGACGCGTGGAGTGCACAGGTCCGGGATGTGGCGAACACCGCCACGCTCACCGTCCCCGCCGACGGCTTCATGGCGCGCGGTGGGCGCGTCGGGAAGCACACCGAACACCTGGGGCACCTCCTCGCCGAGATGCAGATCGTGGCGCGCAGCCACCCGGGGGCCAAGTGGTAG
- the paaJ gene encoding phenylacetate-CoA oxygenase subunit PaaJ, which translates to MVAPLAPSRDEIWAMLDEVKDPEIPVLSVVELGIVRDVRVDGSAVVVDITPTYSGCPAMHEIERCVTGALAARGLSARVQTIFSPAWTTDWMSEEAREKLRRYGIAPPGKAEESPLVPLMRRAASPACPFCGSRDTVTRSDFGSTACKSLHSCNACHQPFEHFKAI; encoded by the coding sequence GTGGTAGCTCCCCTCGCCCCCTCGCGCGACGAGATCTGGGCGATGCTCGACGAGGTGAAGGATCCCGAAATCCCGGTCCTGAGCGTCGTCGAGTTGGGGATCGTGCGCGATGTGCGAGTGGACGGGAGCGCGGTGGTCGTCGACATCACGCCGACCTACTCCGGTTGTCCGGCGATGCACGAGATCGAGCGCTGCGTGACCGGCGCGCTGGCCGCGCGCGGACTCTCGGCGCGCGTACAGACCATCTTCTCGCCCGCCTGGACGACCGATTGGATGAGCGAGGAGGCGCGCGAGAAGCTGCGGCGCTACGGGATTGCCCCGCCCGGAAAGGCCGAGGAGTCGCCACTCGTCCCCCTGATGCGCCGCGCGGCGTCGCCGGCGTGTCCCTTCTGCGGCTCGCGCGACACCGTGACGCGCAGTGACTTCGGCTCGACGGCGTGCAAGTCGCTCCACAGCTGCAACGCCTGCCACCAGCCGTTCGAGCACTTCAAGGCGATCTGA
- a CDS encoding GxxExxY protein: protein MTVPVPVLALDSERAMLVADERPQGTRLVHEHTTGRLLAAFFAVHRELGHGFAEAVYLRALILELASRGVQAEQDVPLGVFYKGRKIGTYAADLLVDGKVVVAVRAGGELLDADRARLLNCMRCSQAEVGMLLHFGTKPEFRRYLGRVVVEQGSDDARPRATRGAMTT from the coding sequence ATGACCGTCCCCGTCCCCGTCCTCGCCCTCGACTCCGAACGTGCCATGCTCGTCGCCGACGAACGTCCGCAGGGGACGCGCCTGGTGCACGAGCACACCACCGGGCGCCTCCTGGCCGCCTTCTTTGCCGTGCATCGTGAGCTTGGCCACGGCTTTGCGGAGGCCGTCTACCTGCGGGCGCTCATCCTGGAGCTCGCGTCGCGCGGCGTGCAGGCCGAACAGGATGTGCCGTTAGGCGTCTTCTACAAGGGACGCAAGATCGGGACGTACGCGGCCGACCTGCTCGTGGACGGCAAGGTCGTCGTCGCGGTGCGTGCCGGCGGCGAGCTGCTCGATGCCGATCGCGCCCGCCTCCTCAACTGCATGCGCTGTTCGCAGGCGGAGGTCGGGATGCTGCTGCACTTCGGGACCAAGCCGGAGTTTCGGCGATACCTGGGGCGCGTGGTGGTGGAGCAGGGGAGCGACGACGCGCGCCCCCGCGCCACACGCGGTGCGATGACGACGTGA
- a CDS encoding pyruvate dehydrogenase, with the protein MSSPNQGNASGSGLTSLDWRRIAYNTLVSRALDDIEEQTNRNRAQVPKDHVVLYQFSARGHDMAQSILGSFLTSANDGVGAYYRSRPLLLSIGLSIEDALGSPLGRAGGFSDGRDIGVVCNFPNRHGPKVLPMAGDVGSQYTPAAGWAQAITYHRDILGDAAWQGAIAVTLGGDGSVATNGFWSSLTMATTLKLPMLFYIEDNHLGISVSGDMQTPGGNIARNLASFSNLFVQDGDGTDPADAATKIKACVDHVRAGHGPALVRLTVPRLSSHSGPDNQKGYRTDAQIAADAARDPLPRLRDFLVPAQLSATDWETLEADVARDVAAGLAGARGRPAPQGSTVRRHLYAEPDAPADEAMGGLSSAERAALGGNTEAQEGGEHLRFQEAIRRTLRRELEVNPKVVVFGEDVGLKGGVHLVTEGLQKQFGAGRVFDTSLSEEGIIGRSVGLAISGLVPVAEIQFRKYADPATEQLNNTGTMRWRTANRFCAPIVVRMPGGFGKDVGDPWHSLSAEVVWAHAVGWQVAIPSNAADAVGLLRAAMRSPNPTIFFEHRSLLMTSDGSARYPGDDFIVPLGVGKTLRTGDDVTVVSWGAMVHRCVDALAMTDASVELIDLRSIAPWDKARVLESVRKTGRCLIVHEDTRTAGFGAEIGAVLAQEAFWFLDAPVERLCVDDVPMPYHPNLLDAVLPSATTIADRIEQLVRA; encoded by the coding sequence ATGTCGTCCCCCAATCAGGGCAACGCATCCGGCTCCGGCCTGACGAGCCTCGACTGGCGCCGGATTGCGTACAACACCCTCGTGTCGCGCGCCCTCGACGACATCGAAGAGCAGACCAACCGCAATCGCGCCCAGGTCCCGAAGGACCACGTGGTGCTGTACCAGTTCTCGGCGCGCGGGCACGACATGGCGCAGTCGATCCTGGGGAGCTTTCTCACCAGTGCCAACGACGGTGTCGGCGCCTACTACCGCTCGCGCCCTCTCCTCCTCTCGATCGGGCTGTCCATCGAGGACGCCCTCGGCTCCCCGCTCGGACGGGCTGGGGGGTTCAGCGACGGGCGCGACATCGGCGTCGTCTGCAACTTCCCCAACCGCCACGGCCCCAAGGTCCTCCCCATGGCCGGCGACGTGGGATCGCAGTACACCCCGGCGGCCGGGTGGGCGCAGGCCATCACCTACCATCGCGACATTTTGGGCGACGCCGCGTGGCAGGGTGCGATCGCCGTCACGTTAGGCGGTGACGGCTCCGTCGCCACCAACGGCTTCTGGTCGTCCCTGACGATGGCGACGACGCTCAAGCTCCCGATGCTCTTCTACATCGAGGACAACCACCTCGGGATTTCCGTGAGTGGCGACATGCAGACGCCAGGGGGGAACATCGCCCGCAACCTGGCGTCGTTCTCCAACCTGTTCGTGCAGGATGGCGACGGGACCGACCCCGCCGACGCCGCCACGAAGATCAAGGCATGCGTCGATCACGTGCGCGCCGGCCACGGCCCCGCCCTCGTGCGCCTGACGGTCCCGCGCCTCTCGTCGCACTCGGGCCCCGACAACCAGAAGGGCTACCGCACCGACGCCCAGATCGCCGCCGACGCCGCGCGCGACCCGCTCCCGCGCTTGCGCGACTTCCTGGTCCCGGCGCAGCTGAGCGCGACGGACTGGGAGACGCTCGAAGCCGACGTGGCGCGCGACGTCGCCGCCGGCCTCGCGGGCGCACGCGGCCGACCGGCGCCGCAGGGGAGCACCGTCCGGCGCCACCTGTACGCCGAACCCGATGCCCCCGCCGACGAGGCGATGGGAGGGCTCAGCTCCGCAGAGCGCGCGGCACTGGGGGGCAACACCGAGGCGCAGGAGGGCGGCGAGCATCTGCGATTCCAGGAGGCGATTCGCCGGACGCTGCGACGTGAACTCGAGGTCAATCCCAAGGTCGTGGTCTTCGGGGAGGACGTCGGGCTCAAGGGCGGAGTGCACCTCGTTACGGAAGGACTGCAGAAGCAGTTCGGCGCCGGGCGCGTCTTCGACACCTCGCTCTCGGAGGAAGGGATCATCGGGCGCTCGGTCGGGCTGGCCATTTCCGGCCTCGTCCCTGTCGCCGAGATCCAGTTCAGGAAGTACGCCGATCCGGCCACGGAGCAGCTCAACAACACCGGGACGATGCGGTGGCGCACCGCCAACCGATTCTGCGCCCCCATCGTCGTGCGGATGCCGGGTGGCTTCGGCAAGGACGTTGGCGATCCGTGGCATTCGCTGAGCGCCGAAGTGGTGTGGGCGCACGCAGTCGGCTGGCAGGTGGCGATTCCGTCCAACGCCGCAGACGCCGTGGGGCTCCTGCGCGCGGCGATGCGATCGCCCAACCCCACGATCTTCTTCGAGCATCGTTCGCTGTTGATGACCAGCGATGGCAGCGCCCGTTATCCCGGCGACGACTTCATCGTCCCCCTGGGGGTCGGCAAGACGTTGCGCACGGGTGACGACGTCACCGTCGTCAGCTGGGGGGCGATGGTGCATCGGTGCGTCGACGCGCTGGCGATGACCGACGCCTCGGTCGAACTGATCGACCTGCGCTCCATCGCGCCCTGGGACAAGGCGCGTGTCCTCGAGTCGGTGCGCAAGACGGGACGCTGCCTCATCGTGCATGAGGACACGCGGACCGCCGGCTTCGGCGCGGAAATCGGTGCCGTGCTCGCGCAGGAGGCCTTCTGGTTCCTCGACGCGCCGGTCGAGCGCCTGTGTGTCGACGACGTCCCGATGCCGTATCATCCGAACCTGCTCGACGCCGTGCTCCCCTCCGCGACGACGATCGCCGATCGCATCGAGCAGCTCGTGCGCGCGTAG
- a CDS encoding HEAT repeat domain-containing protein — protein MTLFVRHGARATTRWLSAVFTRSVPRTLAAWGVVAALACATRAIGAQKVSPVRPGTRPAGTGVGAAGASGAALSAAERSALVRVIAAEDARPRDDAGTAPILTALGDKSPTVRRVAVRALGRLQRPTLLDSITPSLADADPRVRLEAANAIAQALQGLRSADATADQRRAAIDNAVDALVRTAERFPDPAFLGAAARTLGRLPYADSVVPREVERVIVEMGERPGVGGRPLVRGDARVAQGIMHGLYSLARARRQTGGTSPRALAAMRWATTFGLDSSAPRAGSRRRRR, from the coding sequence ATGACGCTGTTCGTTAGGCACGGTGCCCGCGCGACGACGCGCTGGCTCTCGGCCGTTTTCACGAGGTCCGTTCCACGCACGCTCGCCGCGTGGGGGGTGGTGGCGGCGCTGGCGTGTGCGACGCGCGCCATCGGCGCGCAGAAGGTCTCGCCGGTGCGCCCCGGGACTCGGCCGGCGGGGACGGGGGTGGGGGCCGCGGGAGCGAGCGGAGCCGCGCTCTCGGCGGCCGAACGCAGCGCCCTCGTCCGGGTGATTGCGGCTGAGGATGCGCGCCCTCGCGATGACGCAGGGACCGCCCCGATCCTGACGGCGCTCGGCGACAAGTCGCCGACCGTACGTCGCGTGGCGGTGCGGGCGCTAGGGCGGCTGCAGCGCCCGACGCTGCTCGATTCGATCACGCCGTCGCTCGCCGATGCCGACCCTCGCGTGCGTCTCGAGGCGGCCAACGCGATCGCCCAGGCGCTGCAAGGGCTGCGCAGCGCTGACGCGACCGCCGATCAACGGCGCGCTGCCATCGACAACGCCGTCGACGCCTTGGTGCGCACGGCGGAGCGCTTTCCCGATCCGGCCTTCCTGGGCGCGGCGGCCCGCACGCTCGGGCGACTGCCGTATGCCGATTCGGTCGTCCCGCGCGAGGTGGAGCGCGTGATCGTGGAGATGGGGGAGCGTCCCGGGGTGGGGGGGCGCCCGCTGGTGCGCGGCGACGCGCGGGTAGCGCAGGGGATCATGCACGGGCTCTACTCGCTGGCGCGCGCTCGGCGGCAGACCGGGGGGACGTCGCCGCGGGCGCTGGCGGCGATGCGCTGGGCGACGACGTTCGGGCTGGACTCGTCGGCCCCGCGGGCGGGGAGCCGCCGCCGCCGCCGGTGA